The following are encoded together in the Anopheles nili chromosome 3, idAnoNiliSN_F5_01, whole genome shotgun sequence genome:
- the LOC128726141 gene encoding villin-like protein quail: MQILDINQKDYDQKRPVYEDIKIDTAFRKISPRSIGFHIWRIQNDHVETLPKEQYGTFYDECTYVIYAASLVGTAGCDKTTISREIKSPGAVIERNIHFWLGANISPERSKSAAYKIIELDMHLDHKTTQFRESQGHEGIRFLSYFKEDGIVVHSGSDATSTPPEPRLYQISGTAPHRCVQQKAISWQCFNSGQVMILQTSTIVFVWVGRSTGSVERIFGIRMGERFKKQYGISELAIVDDGYEQSMNSARKDVWNGLLNLSKRFVKPMPLASTTTDMLLKLYQCDTVNGVFRVELVKTGTLDQSDLYGRDSIYIVDYFPRAIWIWIGRSSHKQNRAEAMRHVRGYVIKKGYPASTPVARVIDGFEPAEFISLFPTWTSADINGNTVKGMSEKFDALTLIQRPRLAARMQLMDDGSGDMTVYQIGIDEVKEIPAKCAKTFYSGNCYAVHYEVACSTEHANGSLPNSIRNVVYLWCGLNAPSEHRTIGEAFLVELCEHLKKNVVQVRITEGMEPPHFLQIFKGGLIVLNAQDPSLEQGGGVVNIRKYPTSFVLKVVGNTTYSCKAVQVSSKTLYYPEDCYILKAPDNEVWIWCGQYSTGDSREMAKSIAGQLGEYNLVMEGNETDEFFNSVGEKFLKQLKKTTTAGNIIAPIVQMNVSHTWDASVIGLYRCQLLDEGRPTLRQIFGFTQQDLRPDSIFLLDAGNVVYVWIGDHTLPEERTQCWDLAKQLIATHPVQRDTAMPIATVRQGEEPITFVGFFEAWDKKYYETCVLYEKLRTEIEYPNGVGVGGGRVPGVPIPVPRSSVRSDDGSSDDFDRYQKYPLDMLRGDPTNLPASVNPTRKEVHLTHDDFVNVFSMTYHEFEDLPKWKQVELKKQKKLF; encoded by the exons ATGCAGATACTAGACATCAACCAGAAGGACTAT GACCAGAAACGTCCCGTGTACGAGGACATCAAGATCGATACCGCGTTCCGGAAGATAAGCCCACGCTCGATCGGATTCCACATCTGGCGGATCCAGAACGATCACGTCGAGACGCTACCGAAAGAGCAGTACGGTACGTTCTACGATGAGTGTACGTACGTCATCTACGCAGCCTCGCTGGTGGGGACGGCTGGTTGCGATAAAACCACGATC AGTCGTGAGATCAAATCCCCTGGTGCCGTGATAGAGCGCAACATCCACTTCTGGCTTGGGGCGAACATCAGCCCGGAACGCTCCAAATCGGCGGCGTACAAAATCATCGAACTGGACATGCACCTCGACCACAAGACGACACAGTTCCGCGAGTCGCAAGGACACGAAGGCATACGCTTTCTGTCCTACTTCAAGGAGGATGGcattgt AGTACATTCCGGTAGTGATGCGACTTCGACTCCACCGGAACCACGGTTGTATCAGATCTCCGGAACGGCTCCACATCGTTGCGTGCAGCAGAAGGCGATCAGCTGGCAGTGCTTCAACAGCGGTCAGGTGATGATCCTTCAGACAAGCACGATCGTGTTCGTGTGGGTTGGTCGATCGACGGGATCTGTGGAAAGGATCTTCGGGATCAGGATGGGTGAACGCTTCAAGAAGCAGTACGGAATCTCGGAACTCGCGATCGTCGATGATGGGTACGAACAGTCGATGAACAGCGCCCGTAAGGACGTCTGGAATGGGTTGCTTAACCTATCGAAACGATTCGTCAAACCAATGCCCTTGGCATCAACCACAACCGATATGCTGCTAAAGCTGTACCAGTGTGACACGGTAAACGGCGTGTTTCGGGTAGAACTCGTCAAAACTGGCACACTCGATCAGTCGGATCTGTACGGGCGCGATAGCATCTACATCGTGGATTACTTCCCACGAGCCATCTGGATCTGGATCGGACGCAGCTCCCACAAACAGAACCGTGCCGAAGCGATGCGTCACGTGCGAGGTTATGTGATCAAGAAGGGCTACCCGGCGAGTACTCCAGTGGCGCGTGTGATCGATGGGTTTGAACCGGCGGAGTTCATCAGCTTGTTCCCGACGTGGACAAGCGCTGACATCAACGGGAACACGGTGAAGGGCATGTCGGAGAAGTTTGACGCATTAACGCTGATTCAGCGACCTCGATTAGCCGCCAGGATGCAGCTGATGGACGATGGATCTGGTGATATGACGGTGTATCAGATCGGCATCGATGAGGTGAAGGAGATCCCGGCGAAGTGCGCGAAAACGTTCTACTCGGGTAACTGTTACGCCGTGCACTATGAGGTCGCGTGTAGTACGGAGCACGCGAATGGATCGCTACCGAACTCGATCCGTAATGTGGTGTACCTGTGGTGTGGATTAAACGCTCCATCGGAACATCGTACGATCGGGGAAGCCTTCCTGGTGGAGCTCTGCGAACACCTGAAGAAGAACGTCGTGCAGGTGCGCATCACCGAGGGCATGGAACCGCCACATTTCCTGCAGATCTTCAAAGGAGGGTTGATCGTGTTGAACGCGCAAGATCCCAGCCTCGAgcagggtggtggtgtggtgaaTATCCGCAAGTACCCGACCAGCTTCGTGCTGAAGGTCGTCGGTAACACGACGTACAGCTGCAAGGCGGTGCAGGTGTCAAGCAAGACGCTGTACTACCCGGAGGATTGCTACATCCTGAAGGCGCCCGATAACGAGGTGTGGATTTGGTGCGGACAGTACTCAACGGGGGATTCGCGCGAGATGGCTAAATCGATCGCGGGTCAGCTTGGGGAGTACAACCTAGTGATGGAGGGCAATGAGACGGACGAGTTCTTCAACTCGGTTGGGGAGAAGTTTTTGAAGCAGCtcaaaaaaacgaccacagCGGGGAACATCATCGCACCGATCGTGCAGATGAACGTGTCGCACACGTGGGACGCATCCGTGATCGGTCTTTATCGGTGTCAGCTTCTTGACGAGGGTAGACCAACGTTACGGCAGATCTTCGGGTTTACCCAGCAAGATCTGCGACCGGACAGCATCTTTCTGCTGGATGCTGGCAACGTGGTGTACGTGTGGATTGGAGATCACACGCTGCCGGAAGAACGCACCCAGTGTTGGGATCTTGCCAAGCAGTTGATCGCGACGCATCCAGTGCAACGGGATACGGCCATGCCGATCGCAACCGTTCGTCAAGGCGAAGAGCCCATCACATTCGTAGGATTCTTTGAGGCATGGGATAAAAAGTACTACGAG ACGTGTGTGTTGTACGAAAAATTGCGCACGGAAATCGAGTACCCGAATGGagtcggtgtcggtggtggtcgAGTTCCGGGTGTACCGATTCCGGTTCCTCGTTCATCCGTCCGGAGTGACGATGGTAGCAGTGATGATTTCGATCGGTACCAAAAGTACCCGCTCGATATGTTGCGAGGTGATCCGACGAACCTGCCGGCGAGTGTCAATCCGACACGGAAGGAAGTCCACCTGACGCACGATGATTTTGTGAACGTGTTCAGCATGACATACCACGAGTTTGAGGATCTGCCCAAATGGAAACAGGTGGagctgaagaagcaaaagaagctgTTCTAA
- the LOC128725461 gene encoding carnitine O-acetyltransferase, producing the protein MNMTRLIQPRTTGSPLGRVLTSSSAAVSKMLTSQSVPASYGTSAAAGGTVALQRQPVPKLSDTMQKLVKSIEPHVDSDTLTGTKRAVEQFALPGGIGQKLQGLLEQRATKKDNWLADWWLRTAYMEYRDPVIVYSSPGLVFPRAKYQTLDEQLVYAAKMVSAALAYKMLIDGGKIKPEMMGKIPLDMSQYEKIFGTCRIPGKERDSVQYNPRSRHIVVVCNNHFYRLPVFTSSGGIASEGQILAELKKIAGKESSSRAEPVGILTANHRDSWAKAYDTLMSDATNRSSVESIQQALFVLSIDRELPQKTGTDHVVTASDLLIHGGGSPANGGNRWYDKTIQLVVAPNGINGLTYEHSPAEGQPIAVMTDFLIEYINSGKQLNTMDQPELKEGSVKLLFNVSTGLKSEIEQAAGFVDKLAADIQMDYLHFTDYGKGFIKTQRMSPDSYIQMAIQYAFYRLHRVPGAHYESAQNRMFMHGRTETIRSCSVESIAFAQAMLDAKRDGNAKVEAMKAAINAHKAYVSMAIQGQGVDRHLLGLKLIAKENGMTLPELYGDRGLQRSAHMRLSTSQVASRYDAFMCYGPLTQDGYGCCYNPKEDDMWFGVSAFRSNVETDLARFRVSLQEALREMYEVLVMYGEKPKGKL; encoded by the coding sequence ATGAACATGACTCGCTTAATTCAACCTCGAACAACTGGTTCCCCGCTCGGGAGAGTTCTAACATCGTCGAGCGCCGCGGTCAGTAAAATGTTAACCTCCCAGTCAGTGCCAGCATCCTACGGAACGTCCGCTGCGGCGGGGGGCACCGTGGCCCTACAACGCCAACCTGTTCCGAAGCTGTCCGACACCATGCAGAAGCTGGTGAAATCCATCGAACCGCACGTCGACTCGGACACCCTCACCGGGACGAAGCGTGCCGTGGAGCAATTTGCCCTTCCCGGAGGAATAGGCCAAAAGCTACAGGGACTGCTCGAACAGCGTGCCACGAAGAAGGACAACTGGCTTGCGGATTGGTGGCTTCGCACGGCGTACATGGAGTACAGGGATCCCGTGATTGTCTACTCCAGTCCGGGGCTCGTTTTTCCTCGGGCCAAATACCAGACGCTCGACGAGCAGTTGGTTTACGCGGCGAAGATGGTTTCCGCAGCGCTGGCGTACAAAATGCTTATCGACGGTGGCAAGATCAAGCCGGAAATGATGGGTAAAATCCCGCTCGATATGTCCCAGTACGAAAAGATCTTCGGAACGTGCCGCATTCCGGGAAAGGAGCGTGATTCGGTGCAATACAACCCCCGCTCGAGGCATATCGTGGTGGTGTGCAATAACCATTTCTATCGTCTTCCCGTTTTCACCTCGTCGGGAGGCATCGCGAGCGAGGGTCAGATTTTGGCGGAATTGAAAAAGATCGCCGGAAAGGAAAGTAGTAGTCGTGCGGAACCGGTTGGGATTCTTACCGCAAATCATCGAGATAGCTGGGCCAAAGCGTACGATACCTTGATGTCTGACGCCACGAATCGTTCCTCTGTCGAAAGCATCCAACAGGCGCTCTTCGTTCTGTCGATCGATAGGGAGTTGCCACAAAAGACCGGAACCGATCACGTCGTAACCGCGAGTGATCTCCTGATTCATGGTGGTGGATCTCCTGCAAACGGTGGCAACCGTTGGTATGACAAAACGATCCAGCTGGTCGTTGCACCGAACGGCATTAATGGGCTTACGTACGAACACTCCCCGGCGGAGGGTCAACCGATCGCGGTGATGACCGACTTCCTGATCGAGTACATCAACAGCGGAAAGCAGCTGAACACGATGGACCAACCGGAGCTGAAGGAGGGTTCCGTAAAGCTGCTCTTCAACGTATCGACCGGCTTGAAGTCGGAAATCGAACAAGCAGCCGGTTTCGTGGATAAACTTGCCGCGGACATACAAATGGACTATTTGCACTTCACCGACTACGGGAAAGGCTTCATCAAGACGCAGCGCATGAGCCCGGACAGCTACATCCAGATGGCCATCCAGTATGCCTTCTACCGACTACATCGCGTCCCAGGGGCTCACTACGAATCGGCCCAAAATCGCATGTTCATGCACGGACGCACGGAAACCATCCGCTCGTGTTCGGTCGAATCGATAGCCTTTGCCCAGGCCATGCTGGACGCAAAACGTGACGGTAATGCGAAGGTGGAAGCCATGAAGGCTGCCATTAACGCCCACAAGGCGTATGTATCGATGGCCATCCAGGGGCAAGGTGTCGATCGGCATCTGCTGGGTCTGAAACTGATCGCGAAGGAGAATGGCATGACTCTGCCCGAGTTGTACGGCGATCGTGGGCTTCAGCGAAGTGCCCACATGCGGCTTTCCACTAGTCAGGTTGCCTCCCGGTACGACGCGTTCATGTGCTACGGACCGTTAACGCAGGATGGCTACGGTTGCTGCTACAATCCGAAGGAGGACGACATGTGGTTCGGAGTATCGGCGTTCCGATCGAATGTAGAGACGGATCTAGCGAGGTTCCGGGTTAGCCTGCAGGAGGCACTCCGTGAAATGTACGAAGTGCTGGTCATGTACGGCGAGAAACCGAAGGGCAAGCTCTAA
- the LOC128725398 gene encoding engulfment and cell motility protein 1, whose product MLPKNSKMPAIKDSHIVKIAVEFVDKTPHLYPQLIEFDQRQPLSAIIQNLCSSWGIPDAESYALQFDGINYVTEKNRNEVKNGTVLKLRFSPSKTTNDILEKLRSGTDDEKVVELKELQVLSADNTFALEFIKEQGLRLIIALIEDPRCEERILEYALCSFVQLMEHGTISWDILEPSFIMRNVAFINGPSKPEIIQSALSILENIVQSSNKYALVEKEITLETLLKLLRDAARTQVQQNAIALLNALFIKADDTKRRMLATTLGSKQYRSVINSVITPSMGAEMAHQLYVLQTLTLGLLEQRMKTAMDVQDQDAQEKIKELRRIAFEADGIDPVPDVTARRQHGSSYSSYYKKLGFKCDINPAQDFFETPPGTLALDCMIYFARNYTQSYTKVVHENSCRADEHECPFGRTSIELVKVLCDIFRIGESPSEQGQEFYPMFFTHDHPFEEFFCICIVVLNKTWKDMRATTEDFVKVFSVVREQIVRSIVGRPASLEDFKAKINTFTYNTITTLRQQERTSREECESTASAIVSLKKKITPEIRALIKEQRLGYLIVGTRFCKYTGGKRERDKYWYVRLSPNHKVVHYGDCDEKTVPTLEELSNKLPVIDIRQMLVGKECPHMKEMRSKKASTPLGFSLVPESSEQPTLDFIAPDEATFNYWTDGINALLGQPMTSKQQEEDFETLLSMEIKLRLLDTEGVDISKDPPTIPAEPENYDFCFDS is encoded by the coding sequence ATGTTACCGAAGAACAGCAAAATGCCTGCAATTAAGGATAGCCACATCGTGAAGATTGCGGTCGAGTTTGTGGACAAAACGCCCCACCTGTACCCACAGCTGATCGAGTTCGACCAACGGCAACCACTGAGTGCCATCATCCAGAACCTGTGCAGCTCGTGGGGCATCCCGGACGCGGAAAGTTACGCCCTGCAGTTCGATGGCATCAACTACGTGACGGAGAAGAACCGCAACGAGGTGAAGAACGGGACGGTGCTGAAGCTACGCTTTTCCCCATCCAAAACGACCAACGATATCCTGGAGAAGCTGAGGAGTGGCACCGACGACGAGAAGGTGGTCGAACTGAAGGAACTGCAGGTGTTGAGCGCCGACAACACGTTCGCGCTCGAGTTCATCAAGGAGCAGGGACTTCGGTTGATCATCGCGCTGATCGAGGATCCGAGATGTGAGGAGCGTATCCTGGAGTACGCGTTATGTTCGTTCGTGCAGCTCATGGAGCACGGAACCATTTCGTGGGACATTCTCGAACCCTCGTTCATCATGCGCAATGTGGCTTTCATTAATGGGCCGTCGAAGCCGGAAATCATCCAGTCGGCACTGTCCATCTTGGAGAACATCGTCCAGAGCAGCAACAAGTACGCGCTGGTTGAGAAAGAGATCACGCTCGAGACGCTGCTGAAGCTGTTGCGTGATGCGGCCCGCACGCAAGTGCAACAGAACGCGATCGCTCTGTTGAATGCACTTTTCATCAAGGCGGACGACACCAAGCGCCGGATGTTGGCGACAACGCTCGGATCGAAGCAATACCGGAGCGTTATTAACAGCGTCATTACGCCATCGATGGGTGCAGAGATGGCACATCAGCTGTACGTGTTGCAAACGCTAACCCTCGGGTTGCTCGAGCAACGCATGAAGACGGCGATGGACGTGCAGGATCAGGACGCACAGGAGAAGATCAAAGAGCTGCGCCGAATAGCGTTCGAGGCCGATGGCATCGATCCGGTGCCCGATGTAACGGCTCGCCGTCAGCACGGTTCATCCTACTCGAGCTACTACAAAAAGCTCGGCTTCAAGTGCGACATCAATCCGGCACAGGATTTTTTCGAAACCCCCCCGGGAACGCTGGCGCTGGATTGTATGATCTATTTCGCGCGTAACTACACCCAAAGCTACACGAAGGTCGTGCACGAGAACAGCTGCCGAGCGGATGAGCACGAGTGTCCGTTTGGTCGCACCAGCATTGAGCTGGTGAAGGTCCTGTGCGATATCTTCCGCATCGGCGAGTCGCCCTCCGAACAGGGGCAGGAGTTTTACCCGATGTTCTTCACGCACGATCACCCGTTCGAGGAGTTCTTCTGCATCTGCATCGTGGTGCTGAACAAAACGTGGAAAGACATGCGCGCCACGACGGAGGACTTCGTGAAGGTGTTCTCGGTCGTGCGAGAACAGATCGTACGCAGCATCGTGGGCAGACCGGCGAGTCTGGAGGATTTTAAGGCGAAAATCAACACGTTCACGTACAACACGATCACGACGCTGCGACAGCAAGAGCGCACGTCACGCGAGGAATGCGAATCGACGGCGTCGGCCATCGTTAGtctgaagaagaaaattacGCCAGAAATCCGAGCGCTCATCAAGGAACAGCGGTTGGGGTATCTGATTGTCGGGACGCGTTTTTGCAAGTACACCGGGGGCAAGCGTGAACGCGACAAGTACTGGTACGTGCGGCTTTCACCGAACCATAAGGTCGTCCACTATGGGGATTGTGATGAGAAAACGGTCCCAACGCTGGAGGAACTCTCGAACAAGCTGCCCGTCATCGACATCCGCCAGATGCTGGTCGGAAAGGAGTGTCCACACATGAAGGAGATGCGCTCAAAAAAGGCCTCCACACCGCTCGGGTTTTCACTGGTGCCGGAGAGCAGCGAACAACCGACGCTGGACTTTATCGCACCCGACGAGGCCACGTTCAACTACTGGACGGACGGGATTAACGCGTTGCTCGGTCAACCGATGACCAGCAAACAGCAGGAGGAAGACTTCGAAACGCTCCTGTCGATGGAGATCAAGCTGCGGCTGCTCGACACGGAGGGTGTCGACATCTCGAAGGATCCACCAACGATCCCGGCTGAACCGGAGAACTACGATTTCTGCTTCGACAGCTAA